Proteins encoded together in one Bacteroides zoogleoformans window:
- a CDS encoding L-ribulose-5-phosphate 4-epimerase — protein sequence MLETLKEEVFHANLELVKHGLVIFTWGNVSAIDRTSGLVVIKPSGVSYDEMKAKDMVVVDLDGKVVEGKLKPSSDTPTHVVLYKAFPEIGGIVHTHSTYATAWAQAGLDIPNIGTTHADYFHDAIPCTADMTEAEVKGAYELETGNVIVKRFKGLNPIHTPGVLVKNHGPFSWGKDAHDAVHNAVVMEQVAKMASIAYAVNPKLTMNPLLVEKHFSRKHGPNAYYGQK from the coding sequence ATGCTGGAAACACTGAAAGAAGAAGTTTTTCATGCCAACCTTGAGTTGGTGAAGCACGGTCTGGTCATCTTCACTTGGGGAAACGTATCGGCCATTGACCGCACAAGCGGACTGGTGGTCATCAAACCCAGTGGAGTGAGCTACGATGAGATGAAAGCGAAAGATATGGTCGTTGTAGACCTTGATGGCAAAGTAGTGGAGGGAAAGCTGAAACCTTCTTCCGATACCCCTACTCATGTGGTACTCTATAAAGCGTTTCCCGAGATAGGAGGAATAGTTCACACACACTCCACCTACGCCACCGCTTGGGCGCAAGCGGGGTTGGACATTCCAAACATCGGAACGACCCATGCCGATTACTTCCATGATGCCATCCCCTGCACTGCCGATATGACTGAAGCTGAAGTAAAAGGAGCATATGAGCTGGAAACAGGCAATGTCATAGTAAAGCGTTTTAAAGGACTGAATCCGATACACACGCCGGGAGTTCTCGTAAAGAACCATGGCCCTTTCTCTTGGGGAAAGGATGCGCACGATGCCGTACATAATGCCGTGGTGATGGAGCAAGTGGCCAAAATGGCGAGCATAGCCTATGCAGTGAATCCTAAGCTGACCATGAACCCGCTGCTGGTGGAAAAGCACTTCAGCCGCAAGCACGGGCCGAACGCTTATTACGGACAGAAATAA
- the araA gene encoding L-arabinose isomerase has protein sequence MNNLFNQYEVWFVTGAQLLYGGDAVVAVDAHSNEMVKGLNESGKLPVKVVYKGTANSSKEVESVFKAANNDEKCIGVITWMHTFSPAKMWIHGLQQLKKPLLHLHTQYNKEIPWDTMNMDFMNLNQSAHGDREFGHICTRMRIRRKVVVGYWKDEQTLHKIAVWMRVCAGWADAQDMLIIRFGDQMNNVAVTDGDKVEAEQRMGYHVDYCPVSELMFYQKQVKDEEVEAMVATYFKEYDHDAELEDKASEAYRKIWNAAKAEVALRAILKAKGAKGFTTNFDDLGDVDVDKTGNGFDQIPGLASQRLMAEGYGFGAEGDWKSAALYRTVWVMSQGLPNGCSFLEDYTLNFDGENSSILQSHMLEICPLIANSKPRLEVHFLGIGIRKSRTARLVFTSKAKKGCTATIVDLGNRFRLIVNDVECIESKPLPKLPVASALWIPQPNFEVGAGAWILAGGTHHSCFSYDLTAEYWEDYAEISGIEMLHINKDTTINEFKKELRMNEVYYMLNKALC, from the coding sequence ATGAACAACTTATTTAATCAATACGAAGTATGGTTCGTCACCGGAGCACAGCTCCTATATGGAGGCGACGCAGTTGTAGCGGTAGATGCACATAGCAATGAAATGGTAAAAGGCCTGAATGAATCAGGCAAACTTCCCGTTAAAGTAGTATATAAAGGAACAGCCAACTCCTCAAAAGAGGTGGAATCAGTATTCAAAGCGGCCAACAACGATGAGAAATGTATAGGTGTCATCACTTGGATGCACACATTCTCACCTGCCAAAATGTGGATTCATGGTCTGCAGCAGTTGAAAAAGCCGTTGCTGCACCTGCACACCCAATACAACAAGGAAATCCCCTGGGACACCATGAACATGGACTTCATGAACCTGAACCAGAGCGCACATGGCGACCGCGAATTCGGACACATCTGCACTCGTATGCGCATTCGTCGCAAAGTGGTAGTGGGTTACTGGAAAGATGAACAAACACTGCACAAAATTGCCGTATGGATGCGTGTCTGTGCCGGATGGGCCGATGCTCAAGACATGCTGATTATACGCTTCGGCGACCAGATGAACAATGTGGCCGTGACCGATGGCGACAAGGTGGAAGCCGAGCAGCGCATGGGCTACCATGTGGATTACTGTCCCGTAAGCGAACTGATGTTCTATCAGAAGCAAGTGAAAGATGAAGAAGTAGAGGCGATGGTAGCCACATACTTCAAAGAATACGACCACGATGCCGAATTGGAAGATAAAGCATCAGAAGCTTACCGCAAGATATGGAATGCCGCCAAAGCCGAAGTCGCCTTGCGTGCCATCTTGAAAGCCAAAGGAGCCAAAGGCTTTACTACCAACTTCGATGACCTGGGCGATGTGGATGTTGACAAGACCGGTAACGGATTTGACCAGATTCCCGGATTGGCTTCGCAACGTTTGATGGCCGAAGGCTACGGCTTCGGTGCAGAAGGTGACTGGAAATCGGCCGCTCTCTATCGCACGGTATGGGTGATGAGTCAGGGACTGCCCAACGGATGCTCTTTCTTGGAAGACTACACACTGAACTTTGACGGTGAAAACAGTTCCATTCTTCAGTCGCACATGCTGGAGATCTGTCCGCTTATTGCCAATAGCAAACCCCGTTTGGAAGTACATTTCCTCGGCATCGGCATACGCAAAAGCCGGACGGCGCGCCTTGTCTTCACCAGCAAAGCAAAGAAAGGCTGCACGGCCACCATTGTCGACCTGGGTAATCGTTTCCGTCTCATCGTGAACGATGTGGAATGCATCGAGTCGAAGCCCTTACCCAAACTGCCCGTTGCCAGTGCACTTTGGATTCCGCAACCCAACTTCGAAGTGGGTGCAGGCGCATGGATTTTGGCAGGTGGTACGCACCACTCTTGTTTCTCCTACGACCTCACAGCCGAATATTGGGAAGACTATGCCGAAATCTCCGGCATCGAAATGCTACATATCAACAAAGACACCACCATCAACGAGTTCAAGAAAGAACTGCGCATGAATGAGGTGTACTACATGCTCAACAAGGCTCTTTGCTAA